In Oryza sativa Japonica Group chromosome 3, ASM3414082v1, one DNA window encodes the following:
- the LOC4332199 gene encoding protein TITANIA-like, with translation MFGDSDGSKDANPGAPPSTTDPPFPNRELTLSSYLCEKPTLASAAAGGGGGAGPSSPPNPAAAAAGDDGKHCVERDFLHLSAPKRGDPPGDDSSVVGGKKPRLDSLQLSLSLNSDGPAAPPSSQPPLASLLQPVPATDGDLRGAAAAAAVPAAPARRTYSATTARTRSINSDDMSYSYSIFSHNPSCSLTHNSTDIYAAGEGTNGSVHSRFNFRPMGDGSVAFATPPLKEGTSSFFPTELPARMAAAAAAAAASAGGSFDGGRGGLHASRPDKILRDIVSDSVTAMAQVLQDFPSERLELLREAVRGMIDSHEKRDELASLQRKLERRSDLTTETLGRANRTQLEILVAIKTGIATFVTGKGRVPSSELVEMFLMTRCRNLNCKSTLPVDDCDCKICSTKKGFCSACTCSVCHKFDCAANTCTWVGCDVCGHWCHVACALERNLIRPGPTLKGPIGTTEMQFQCLACNHSSEMFGFVKEVFNCCAENWNAETLMKELDFVRKIFAGCEDFEGKGLHAKAEEVLSLLGKKIISPLDATNSILQFFKYGVTDYSVTGSTSKGILAAQASQSTDMRSLQTPTITPPKSSFNFKTTTSILDTDALKPSPKPLSIEPHFSTASKEDDSSLETIVKCKEAEAKLFQKLADDARKEVDSYRQIVRSRTQKLEEEYAAKLAKVCFQETEEKRRKKLEELKMLENSHYDYLKMKMRMQTDIQGLLERMEATKKMWV, from the exons ATGTTCGGCGACTCCGACGGATCCAAGGACGCCAACCCCGGGGCGCCGCCCTCCACCACCGACCCGCCCTTCCCCAACCGCGAGCTCACCCTCAGCAGCTACCTCTGCGAGAAGCCGacgctcgcctccgccgccgccggtggcggtggcggtgccggcccgtcctcgccgccgaacCCTGCTGCAGCCGCGGCTGGCGACGACGGCAAGCACTGCGTCGAGCGCGACTTCCTCCACCTCTCCGCGCCCAAGCGCGGGGATCCACCCGGCGACGACTCATCCGTCGTCGGCGGTAAGAAGCCCCGCCTCGACTCCCTCCAGCTCTCGCTGTCCCTTAACTCCGACGGCCCCGCTGCTCCGCCGTCGtcccagccgccgctcgcctcgctcCTCCAGCCCGTCCCCGCGACCGATGGAGATCtacggggagcggcggcggcggcggccgtgcccgCGGCCCCCGCCAGGAGGACCTAcagcgcgacgacggcgcgcaCCCGCAGCATCAACTCCGACGACATGTCCTACTCCTACTCCATCTTCTCGCACAACCCTAGCTGTTCCCTCACGCACAACTCCACCGACATCTACGCCGCCGGTGAAGGTACCAACGGCTCCGTTCACAGCCGATTCAATTTCCGCCCCATGGGGGACGGCAGCGTCGCcttcgccacgccgccgctgaaGGAGGGCACGTCGTCGTTCTTCCCCACGGAGCTCCCtgcgaggatggcggcggcggccgcggcggctgctgccAGCGCGGGTGGCAGCTTCGACGGCGGTCGCGGTGGGCTTCACGCGTCGCGCCCTGACAAGATCCTGCGGGATATTGTGTCCGACTCTGTGACGGCTATGGCGCAGGTGCTGCAGGATTTCCCAAGCGAACGACTGGAGTTGCTGCGAGAGGCAGTGCGGGGCATGATTGACTCTCATGAGAAGAGGGATGAGCTGGCCAGCCTGCAGCGGAAGCTTGAGCGCCGGTCAGACCTGACCACCGAGACATTGGGGAGGGCGAACAGGACGCAGCTTGAGATCCTGGTGGCCATCAAGACTGGAATCGCGACGTTTGTCACCGGTAAAGGCCGGGTACCAAGCAGTGAGCTTGTAGAAATGTTCCTCATGACACGGTGCCGCAACCTGAACTGTAAGAGCACGCTGCCAGTGGATGACTGCGATTGCAAGATTTGCTCCACCAAGAAAGGGTTCTGCAGCGCATGCACGTGTTCAGTATGCCACAAGTTTGACTGTGCTGCAAATACCTGCACCTGGGTTGGGTGTGATGTCTGCGGACACTGGTGTCATGTTGCATGCGCGCTGGAGAGGAATTTAATCAGGCCAGGGCCGACGCTGAAGGGGCCAATTGGGACGACTGAGATGCAGTTCCAATGCCTTGCTTGCAATCATTCTTCTGAAATGTTTGGATTTGTCAAGGAGGTGTTCAATTGCTGCGCAGAGAACTGGAATGCTGAGACTCTGATGAAAGAGCTGGATTTTGTTAGGAAGATATTTGCTGGTTGTGAGGATTTTGAGGGCAAGGGGCTTCATGCCAAGGCTGAAGAGGTCCTCAGCTTGCTTGGAAAGAAAATTATTTCTCCTTTGGATGCAACAAACAGTATCTTACAATTCTTCAAAT ATGGAGTTACAGATTATTCTGTTACTGGTAGCACGTCCAAAGGTATATTGGCAGCTCAGGCAAGTCAATCTACAGATATGCGGTCTCTTCAAACTCCAACGATCACACCACCGAAATCCTCATTCAACTTCAAGACCACTACTTCCATTCTTGACACCGATGCACTTAAGCCCAGCCCAAAGCCACTCTCTATTGAACCCCATTTCAGCACCGCTTCTAAGGAGGATGACTCTAGCCTCGAAACCATCGTGAAATGCAAGGAAGCTGAAGCAAAACTCTTCCAAAAGTTGGCCGATGATGCCAGGAAGGAAGTAGATAGCTACCGCCAGATTGTCCGCTCCAGGACTCAGAAGCTAGAGGAGGAGTATGCTGCGAAGCTGGCAAAAGTATGCTTCCAAGAAacagaggagaagaggaggaagaagctggAGGAGCTCAAGATGCTGGAGAATTCGCACTACGACTACCTCAAGATGAAAATGCGGATGCAGACCGATATCCAGGGCTTGCTCGAGCGGATGGAAGCCACAAAGAAGATGTGGGTATAG
- the LOC4332198 gene encoding probable xyloglucan endotransglucosylase/hydrolase protein 27 has product MAMARCSLLPILAAVLLAASLSLPPRAAAYAAMVDSLLPASATALSFEEGYTQLFGDSNLMLHGDGKRVHISLDERTGAGFASQGAYHHGFFSASIKLPADHTAGVVVAFYMSNGDVYERTHDELDFEFLGNVRGREWRVQTNVYGNGSTAAGREERYGLWFDPTQDFHRYAIRWSHDTIIFYVDETPIREVVRTASMGAQFPSKPMSLYATIWDGSSWATSGGRYKVNYKYAPYVAEFTDLLLHGCPAGSPPPCEGAAASATMPPGQRSAMERFRARHMTYGYCYDRVRYHAPLPECSVGAEAEAFLPSGEARSTDRRGGRHGKRHRRAGGGVDSAL; this is encoded by the exons atggccatggctcGCTGTTCCTTGCTACCGATCTTGGCCGCCGTCCTCTTGGCGGCGTCGCTGTCGCTGCCACCGCGCGCTGCCGCGTACGCCGCCATGGTGGACAGCCTCCTCCCCGCGTCAGCGACGGCTCTCTCCTTCGAGGAAGGCTACACCCAGCTGTTCGGCGACTCCAACCTCATGCTCCACGGCGACGGGAAGAGAGTGCACATCTCCCTCGACGAGCGGACAG GCGCCGGGTTCGCCTCGCAGGGCGCGTACCACCACGGGTTCTTCAGCGCCAGCATCAAGCTTCCCGCCGACCACActgccggcgtcgtcgtcgctttCTAC ATGTCGAACGGGGACGTGTACGAGAGGACGCACGACGAGCTGGACTTCGAGTTCCTGGGGAACGTGAGGGGGAGGGAGTGGAGGGTGCAGACCAACGTGTACGGCAACGGCagcacggcggccggccgggagGAGAGGTACGGCCTCTGGTTCGACCCCACCCAGGACTTCCACCGCTACGCCATCCGCTGGAGCCATGACACGATCAT ATTCTACGTTGACGAGACGCCGATCAGGGAGGTGGTGAGGACGGCGTCCATGGGCGCGCAGTTCCCGTCCAAGCCCATGTCGCTGTACGCCACCATCTGGGACGGCTCGAGCTGGGCCACCTCGGGCGGCCGGTACAAGGTGAACTACAAGTACGCGCCCTACGTCGCCGAGTTCACCGACCTCCTGCTCCACGGCTGCCCCGCCggctccccgccgccgtgcgagggcgccgccgcctccgcgacgATGCCGCCCGGGCAGCGGTCGGCGATGGAGAGGTTCCGGGCGAGGCACATGACGTACGGGTACTGCTACGACCGCGTCCGGTACCACGCGCCGCTGCCGGAGTGCAGCGTCGGCGCGGAGGCCGAGGCGTTCCTCCCGTCCGGCGAGGCGAGGTCGACGgaccgccgcggcggcaggCACGGCAAGCGCCaccggcgcgccggcggcggcgtggattcCGCGCTCTGA